ACGCCTGATGGCTAACAACCGATGCGTCAGGTCCGCGACGCGGCCACGTCGGACGTCGCGAAGCCGCAGCGTCCCATTGCGCCGCGACTCGGCGCCCGGTTTGATGCGAATTCGGGCGAGCCCGCGGCCTCAACTCCACTCAGGTGGACGTACCGGCGGGACAGCTAGGCCGTCGCCCGCGAAGCGCCCGTAGGGCCGCACGTTAAAGAGGTCGCGCAACTCGACCCTAGAGCGTTTCGGTCGTCACCGTGACGTCGCACCGATCAGCCCATGCCTTGATGGCGTCCGCCCACGTGCGCCCCCAATAGCGGATGCGGATCTGGCCGTCACGGCTGATCTGGCCCATCTCAGGAAAGCCGAAGCTCTGCCCAAGTTCGTCGACCAGCCTAGCTGCGGACTGGACTAGCTCGGGGCCTTCGACACTGGCCTCGGCCAGTGCCACGACGGTCTCCGCGATGGCGACAGACCCGAGTGGTGCGCTACTTCTCGAGTCGCCAAGGCCAAAGCTTCGGTTGTGGCCAATCTCGTAGGCATGGTCATTCGTGGGCACGACGGACGCGCGAACCATGGCATTTCCGCCAGCTCCTGCGCGCACAGCGTGTTGCGCAGTCCGCAAGAGACCCGTGAGGACGCCGGCCACAACGGCTTCATCAAGGACGAGTTGAGGTTTCCCGTCAGTGTCCGGCTCTCGGCGGGTGTTCCAGTCGAGGACTTCAACCGCGGCAACAGCGCAGCCGTCCGAATGGCACTCCAAGAGGCAGTACGTCGCCCTGTCCTCGCCGTGGACTCCGCCGTCGGCGATTAGGCGTCGCCGTCCGGTTCGAATCCGGTGGTAGCTGACACCCATTCGGAGGAACATCCCAGCGTCCTTGCTTTGGTGTCGTTGGCTGAACTCCTGGTGGGCAGCGCTTGTCACCTCGAGCGCACCGGGTAGGTCGGGTACCAGCGATACGACGAGCCACGGTCCTTGGG
Above is a genomic segment from Nocardioides aromaticivorans containing:
- a CDS encoding AlbA family DNA-binding domain-containing protein, producing the protein MPAAFSSRLESVFGVRIDQVEVNHIHGLVTNGVSEEFDLDFKRDLYGRSDAAKRELAGDVAALANTAGGVILIGVDEDDHARASAAPGVDVSDDERARMLQVVAAGVAPMPPLDIRAIVGPGSKGPGYFTIVVSRSTRAPHAVIVNDGYRFPVRNGATTRYLSEPEIAAAYRARHTGEVERDERLDVVDLEARNKLNQAQGPWLVVSLVPDLPGALEVTSAAHQEFSQRHQSKDAGMFLRMGVSYHRIRTGRRRLIADGGVHGEDRATYCLLECHSDGCAVAAVEVLDWNTRREPDTDGKPQLVLDEAVVAGVLTGLLRTAQHAVRAGAGGNAMVRASVVPTNDHAYEIGHNRSFGLGDSRSSAPLGSVAIAETVVALAEASVEGPELVQSAARLVDELGQSFGFPEMGQISRDGQIRIRYWGRTWADAIKAWADRCDVTVTTETL